Proteins encoded within one genomic window of Variovorax sp. OAS795:
- a CDS encoding DUF4260 domain-containing protein, whose protein sequence is MAATGGVRLLLRAEGVVVLAASLAAYAQFGGGWGVFALWLLAPDLAMLGYLAGPRIGAAFYNATHSYFGAVGLLALGALAAIPWAVAGGLIWCAHIGLDRALGYGLKYGAGFGATHLGRIGRADPW, encoded by the coding sequence GTGGCAGCGACGGGTGGCGTGCGCCTGCTGCTGCGAGCAGAAGGCGTGGTGGTTCTCGCCGCATCGCTCGCCGCCTACGCGCAGTTCGGTGGCGGCTGGGGCGTATTCGCACTCTGGCTGCTGGCGCCCGATCTCGCGATGCTGGGCTATCTGGCCGGGCCGCGCATCGGCGCCGCTTTCTACAACGCCACGCACTCGTACTTCGGCGCCGTGGGGCTGTTGGCTCTCGGCGCGCTCGCGGCCATCCCCTGGGCCGTGGCCGGCGGCCTGATCTGGTGCGCCCACATCGGCCTCGATCGCGCGCTGGGCTACGGCCTCAAGTACGGCGCAGGCTTCGGCGCGACGCATCTGGGCCGCATCGGACGGGCCGATCCGTGGTGA
- a CDS encoding NADP-dependent oxidoreductase, with the protein MSSSLVNHQVRLAKRPEATATRENWKFTTEPVGEPAEGGVLVKTLSLSLDPAMRGWLNDAKSYIAPVAIDEVMRAGGVGRVIASKSPDLAVGDTVYGTLGVQEYILIPQDQVKRNGLVKIELGVGTINQWLNVLGMPGMTGYFGLMDVGQPKAGETVVISGAAGAVGQTVGQLAKIKGCRVVGIAGGAAKCDWVVKELGFDACIDYKAGAGAVRDGLKAHCPKGVDIYFDNVGGEILDAVLARLARKARVIICGAISQYNNANSMPGAGPKNYLSLLVNRARMEGIVVFDYADRYPIAIAEMAGYLKDGRMKSKEDVVKGIDTFPESLNKLFAGENFGKLILQVAED; encoded by the coding sequence ATGAGCAGCTCACTCGTCAACCACCAGGTCCGCCTCGCCAAGCGCCCCGAGGCCACCGCCACCCGAGAGAACTGGAAGTTCACCACCGAGCCCGTCGGCGAACCGGCCGAGGGCGGGGTGCTGGTCAAGACGCTGTCGCTGTCGCTGGACCCCGCCATGCGCGGCTGGCTCAACGATGCCAAGAGCTACATCGCGCCCGTGGCCATCGACGAAGTGATGCGAGCCGGCGGCGTCGGCCGCGTCATCGCTTCGAAGAGCCCCGACTTAGCCGTGGGCGACACCGTCTACGGCACCCTGGGCGTGCAGGAATACATCCTCATTCCGCAGGACCAGGTCAAGCGCAACGGCCTCGTGAAGATCGAGCTCGGGGTTGGCACCATCAACCAGTGGCTCAACGTGCTCGGCATGCCCGGCATGACCGGCTACTTCGGCCTGATGGACGTGGGCCAGCCCAAAGCGGGCGAAACCGTCGTCATCTCCGGCGCGGCCGGTGCGGTGGGGCAGACCGTGGGCCAGCTCGCCAAGATCAAGGGCTGCCGCGTGGTCGGCATCGCGGGCGGCGCCGCCAAGTGCGACTGGGTGGTGAAGGAGCTGGGTTTCGATGCTTGCATCGACTACAAGGCCGGTGCCGGCGCAGTGCGCGACGGGCTCAAGGCGCATTGCCCGAAGGGCGTCGACATCTACTTCGACAACGTGGGCGGCGAAATCCTCGACGCGGTGCTGGCGCGGCTCGCGCGCAAGGCCCGCGTGATCATCTGCGGCGCCATCAGCCAGTACAACAACGCCAACAGCATGCCGGGCGCCGGTCCCAAGAACTACCTGAGCCTGCTGGTGAACCGCGCGCGCATGGAAGGCATCGTGGTGTTCGACTACGCCGACCGGTACCCGATCGCCATCGCCGAGATGGCCGGCTACCTGAAGGACGGGCGCATGAAGAGCAAGGAGGACGTCGTGAAAGGTATCGACACGTTCCCCGAGTCGCTCAACAAGCTGTTTGCGGGGGAGAACTTCGGCAAGCTGATCCTGCAGGTGGCCGAGGACTGA
- a CDS encoding class I adenylate-forming enzyme family protein, which yields MESEFGAIADLVRLHAQHTPDRAALADAHHTLTYRALDALMDRIAASLQRDGLGPGDAIAVCASSSVNYAAVFLGALRAGLAVAPLAPGSTPASLARMIEDADARILFTDASAAEVVGPAKEGGIARVALDGSAAGQSLEDWLAPVGAQPRAVDTQPSWPFNIIYSSGTTGEPKGIVQGHGMRWAHVQRGAKYGYGPDTVTLLSTPLYSNTTLVVFFPTIAFGGCVVLMPKFDALGYLQLAERHRVTHTMLVPVQYQRLMAHPRFDAHDLSSSRFKFSTSAPFNAALKADVLARWPGGLIEFYGMTEGGGTCILEAHLHPGKLHTVGSPAEGSDIRLIDEEGREIPRGDTEQAGEVVGHSAGMMTGYHRQPAKTREAEWFDASGKRFIRTGDVGRFDADGFLTLFDRKKDMIISGGFNIYPSDLETVLRGHAAVADVAVVGVPSEQWGETPVAFVVRREGDGTTEEALLQWTNAQLGKTQRLARLHFIDELPRSAIGKVLKRELRDLVGR from the coding sequence ATGGAAAGCGAGTTCGGCGCCATTGCCGATCTGGTTCGCCTCCATGCGCAACACACGCCCGATCGCGCCGCGCTCGCGGATGCGCATCACACCTTGACCTACCGCGCGCTCGACGCGCTGATGGACCGCATCGCGGCCAGCCTGCAGCGGGACGGGCTCGGGCCCGGCGACGCCATTGCGGTTTGCGCGTCGTCCTCGGTGAACTACGCGGCGGTGTTCCTGGGCGCCCTGCGCGCCGGCCTCGCGGTCGCGCCGCTCGCGCCCGGCTCCACGCCCGCCAGTCTGGCCCGCATGATCGAGGATGCCGACGCGCGCATTCTCTTCACCGACGCTTCGGCGGCCGAGGTTGTCGGCCCCGCAAAGGAAGGCGGCATTGCGCGCGTGGCGCTCGACGGCTCCGCCGCCGGGCAGAGCCTCGAGGACTGGCTGGCGCCCGTGGGCGCGCAGCCCCGCGCCGTCGACACGCAGCCTTCGTGGCCCTTCAACATCATCTATTCCTCGGGCACCACCGGCGAGCCCAAGGGCATCGTGCAGGGGCACGGCATGCGCTGGGCCCATGTGCAGCGCGGCGCCAAGTACGGCTACGGCCCCGACACCGTCACGCTGCTGTCGACGCCGCTGTATTCGAACACCACGCTGGTGGTGTTCTTCCCCACCATCGCCTTCGGCGGCTGCGTGGTGCTGATGCCGAAGTTCGACGCGCTGGGCTACCTGCAACTGGCCGAGCGGCACCGCGTGACGCACACCATGCTGGTGCCGGTGCAGTACCAGCGCCTGATGGCGCATCCGCGCTTCGATGCGCACGACCTCTCGTCGTCCCGCTTCAAGTTCAGCACCAGCGCGCCCTTCAATGCCGCGCTCAAGGCCGACGTGCTCGCGCGCTGGCCCGGCGGGCTGATCGAGTTCTACGGCATGACGGAAGGCGGCGGAACCTGCATCCTCGAAGCCCACCTGCATCCCGGCAAGCTGCACACGGTGGGCAGCCCGGCCGAGGGCAGCGACATCCGGCTCATCGACGAGGAAGGCCGCGAGATTCCGCGCGGCGACACCGAGCAGGCGGGCGAGGTGGTGGGCCATTCGGCCGGCATGATGACCGGCTACCACCGCCAGCCCGCCAAGACACGCGAGGCCGAATGGTTCGATGCGAGCGGCAAGCGCTTCATCCGCACCGGGGACGTCGGCCGCTTCGATGCCGACGGCTTCCTGACCCTGTTCGACCGCAAGAAGGACATGATCATCAGCGGCGGCTTCAACATCTATCCGAGCGACCTGGAGACCGTGCTGCGGGGCCATGCCGCCGTGGCCGATGTCGCGGTGGTCGGCGTGCCCTCGGAGCAATGGGGCGAGACGCCGGTGGCCTTCGTGGTGCGGCGCGAAGGCGACGGCACCACCGAAGAGGCCCTGCTGCAATGGACCAACGCGCAGCTCGGCAAGACGCAGCGCCTCGCGCGCCTGCACTTCATCGACGAGCTGCCACGCAGCGCGATCGGCAAGGTCCTGAAGCGCGAGCTGCGTGACCTCGTCGGCCGCTGA
- a CDS encoding response regulator transcription factor has protein sequence MPRILLIDDDEHLAAPLTTYFARFGCTLESAVRPSEGLAKLRAGQYDAAILDVMLPEMDGFALCREIRKESDIPIVMLTARGEVMDRVVGLELGADDYVPKPFEPRELVARVQTILRRQRSVPAAPANGAGAQHRVFDGLSIDLDRRQVLRHGERVELTGTEFELLALLAAEPGKVFSRDDILNRLRGHEAELYTRAVDIVVSRLRKKLEPLDCIKTLRNAGYALAVARSEPA, from the coding sequence ATGCCGCGCATCCTGCTGATCGACGACGACGAACACCTCGCCGCGCCGCTGACCACCTACTTCGCACGCTTCGGCTGCACGCTCGAGAGCGCCGTGCGCCCGAGCGAGGGGCTCGCGAAGCTGCGTGCCGGCCAGTACGACGCCGCGATCCTCGACGTGATGCTGCCCGAGATGGACGGCTTCGCTTTGTGCCGCGAGATCCGCAAGGAGAGCGACATCCCGATCGTGATGCTCACCGCGCGCGGCGAGGTGATGGACCGCGTGGTCGGCCTGGAGCTCGGCGCCGACGACTACGTGCCCAAGCCCTTCGAGCCGCGTGAACTGGTGGCGCGCGTGCAGACCATCCTGCGGCGCCAGCGCAGCGTGCCCGCCGCGCCGGCCAACGGCGCCGGCGCGCAGCACCGCGTGTTCGACGGCCTGTCGATCGACCTGGACCGGCGGCAGGTGCTGCGCCATGGCGAGCGCGTGGAACTCACCGGCACCGAGTTCGAGCTGCTCGCGCTGCTGGCGGCCGAACCCGGCAAGGTGTTCAGCCGCGACGACATCCTGAACCGCCTGCGCGGCCATGAAGCCGAGCTCTACACCCGCGCGGTCGACATCGTGGTGAGCCGCCTGCGCAAGAAGCTCGAGCCCCTGGACTGCATCAAGACGTTGCGCAACGCCGGCTATGCGCTGGCCGTCGCGCGCAGCGAACCCGCATGA
- a CDS encoding Spy/CpxP family protein refolding chaperone has translation MKHWIKRTLFGFAGLAVVAGSIAGCAGHRHGWGSGDPAEFRTRMVERVGSKLELDALQKQKLTALAEKLQAQREAMRGAGGAGDPRSQFKALFAGNKLDQAGAARLVDEKTAAVRSGSPEIIAAAADFFDSLNAAQQQKVRDFMDRGGRRWGHRG, from the coding sequence ATGAAACACTGGATCAAACGCACTCTCTTCGGTTTCGCAGGCTTGGCCGTGGTGGCGGGCAGCATCGCGGGCTGCGCCGGCCACCGGCATGGCTGGGGCAGCGGCGATCCCGCCGAGTTCCGCACCCGGATGGTCGAGCGCGTCGGCAGCAAGCTGGAGCTCGATGCGCTGCAAAAGCAGAAGCTCACGGCGTTGGCCGAGAAACTGCAGGCCCAGCGCGAAGCCATGCGCGGTGCGGGAGGTGCGGGCGATCCGCGCTCGCAGTTCAAGGCGCTGTTCGCGGGCAACAAGCTGGACCAGGCCGGCGCCGCGCGGCTGGTCGACGAGAAGACCGCGGCCGTGCGCAGCGGCAGCCCTGAAATCATCGCCGCCGCCGCCGATTTCTTCGACAGCCTGAACGCCGCGCAGCAGCAGAAGGTGCGCGACTTCATGGACCGTGGCGGACGCCGCTGGGGCCATCGTGGCTAG
- a CDS encoding AraC family transcriptional regulator — protein MTADPHSLSLRDYGASRGSHAHDHFQVLIGLAGVLDLEVEGRGARIGAGDAQVVMPCDRHDFEARDGSRCLVLDTTHPAWARCAVHAPADASRLRALAQYLAQCAQQPDASVLTLQHGPALLLEAWSAGTPVPTRGRRIDWTALAAWARARWHEPLGVAELARVACLSPGQFAQRCRDEQGVSAMHWLRMLRLAHARELRLAGMGVAETARRTGYRSPSALTAALRRIGGQAATPAPRDDPPASCDDGAA, from the coding sequence ATGACAGCCGATCCGCACAGCCTGTCGCTGCGCGACTACGGCGCCTCGCGCGGCAGCCATGCGCACGATCACTTCCAGGTGCTGATCGGCCTGGCCGGGGTGCTCGACCTCGAAGTGGAAGGCCGCGGCGCGCGCATCGGCGCGGGAGATGCGCAGGTCGTGATGCCCTGCGACCGGCACGACTTCGAAGCGCGCGACGGCAGCCGCTGCCTCGTGCTCGATACCACCCATCCGGCGTGGGCACGCTGTGCCGTGCATGCGCCCGCCGATGCATCTCGGCTGCGGGCCCTCGCGCAATACCTCGCGCAGTGCGCGCAGCAGCCGGACGCTTCCGTGTTGACACTGCAGCACGGCCCCGCGCTGTTGCTCGAAGCCTGGAGCGCGGGCACGCCGGTCCCTACGCGGGGCCGCCGCATCGACTGGACCGCGCTCGCCGCCTGGGCCCGCGCCCGCTGGCACGAGCCGCTGGGCGTTGCCGAGCTTGCACGCGTCGCCTGCCTGAGCCCAGGCCAGTTTGCGCAGCGCTGCCGCGACGAGCAGGGCGTGAGCGCGATGCACTGGCTGCGCATGCTGCGTCTCGCCCATGCGCGCGAGTTGCGCCTCGCCGGCATGGGCGTGGCGGAGACGGCGCGCCGCACCGGCTACCGCTCGCCCTCCGCGCTCACGGCGGCGTTGCGCAGGATCGGCGGCCAGGCAGCGACACCGGCGCCGCGCGACGATCCGCCGGCGTCCTGCGACGACGGCGCCGCTTAA
- a CDS encoding HAMP domain-containing sensor histidine kinase yields MRSRRGDWRKAWREMGCRRAELHRQWHEQFHEKVQGKRRWRRSLRIRLVMMFLLLAVVMAVVFMGGMKKSFSTGWAEAAKPMLVDYADRLVAEIGTPPDIARAQALVNRLPITIRIVGPKVNWDSNPAGANGRGGWMQHLDEDPLNDKWFIRPTADGHRVVFGWAPKLWQLAPRAAGWATLCTLLLLMVLGYVYVSRLLRPLIDIREGAQRFGRGEFTQPIPIRQNDDLGDLAAHINTMADDIQAMLDAKRGLLLALSHELRSPLTRARLNAELLPATPEGAAEREALLRDLNEMRDLISDLLESERLASPHAALQREPVDLAVLVREIVAEMPGAQQVHLDLAERLPAHAVDRMRFRLLLRNLLDNALRYSADAPRPPCVSLRAVVDGKDQGAELEIRDHGPGVDEAQLERLTEPFYRTDGARARATGGVGLGMYLCRLIAEAHGGSLVVRNAHPGLQIVVRI; encoded by the coding sequence ATGAGATCCCGCCGGGGAGACTGGCGCAAGGCCTGGCGCGAGATGGGCTGCCGCCGCGCCGAACTGCACAGGCAATGGCACGAGCAATTTCACGAGAAGGTGCAGGGCAAGCGCCGCTGGCGGCGCTCGCTGCGCATCCGGCTTGTCATGATGTTCCTGCTCCTGGCCGTGGTGATGGCCGTGGTGTTCATGGGCGGCATGAAGAAGTCCTTCTCCACCGGGTGGGCCGAGGCCGCCAAGCCGATGCTGGTGGACTACGCCGACCGGCTCGTCGCCGAGATCGGTACGCCCCCCGACATCGCGCGTGCGCAGGCACTGGTGAACCGTCTGCCGATCACGATCCGCATCGTGGGCCCCAAGGTCAACTGGGATTCCAACCCCGCAGGCGCCAACGGCCGTGGCGGATGGATGCAGCACCTCGACGAGGATCCGCTGAACGACAAGTGGTTCATCCGTCCGACGGCCGACGGCCACCGCGTGGTCTTCGGCTGGGCGCCCAAGCTCTGGCAGCTGGCCCCGCGTGCCGCGGGCTGGGCCACGCTGTGCACGCTGCTGCTGCTCATGGTGCTGGGCTACGTCTACGTGAGCCGCCTGCTGCGTCCGCTGATCGACATCCGCGAAGGCGCGCAGCGGTTCGGCCGCGGCGAGTTCACGCAGCCGATCCCGATCCGCCAGAACGACGATCTCGGCGACCTGGCGGCGCACATCAACACCATGGCCGACGACATCCAGGCCATGCTCGATGCCAAGCGCGGCCTGCTGCTGGCGCTGAGCCACGAGCTGCGTTCGCCGCTCACGCGGGCCCGGCTCAATGCCGAACTGCTGCCCGCCACGCCCGAAGGCGCGGCCGAGCGCGAGGCGCTGCTGCGCGACCTGAACGAGATGCGCGACCTGATCAGCGACCTGCTCGAGAGCGAGCGCCTCGCGAGCCCGCATGCGGCGCTGCAGCGCGAGCCCGTCGACCTGGCCGTGCTGGTGCGTGAAATCGTCGCCGAGATGCCGGGCGCGCAGCAGGTGCACCTCGACCTCGCGGAACGCCTGCCGGCGCATGCGGTCGACCGTATGCGCTTTCGCCTGCTGCTGCGCAACCTGCTGGACAACGCCTTGCGCTACAGCGCCGACGCGCCGCGGCCGCCTTGCGTGTCGCTGCGTGCCGTGGTCGATGGCAAGGACCAGGGCGCCGAGCTGGAGATACGCGACCACGGACCGGGTGTCGACGAAGCCCAGCTCGAGCGGCTGACCGAGCCCTTCTATCGCACCGATGGCGCGCGGGCGCGTGCGACCGGCGGCGTGGGCCTGGGCATGTACCTGTGCCGGCTGATTGCCGAAGCGCATGGCGGCAGCCTCGTGGTGCGCAACGCGCATCCCGGGCTGCAGATCGTCGTGCGCATCTAG
- a CDS encoding SLC13 family permease, which translates to MTSSAAEPSAAAPSEEGGGNGLLWLLAAVAVVFAFLRPRAPMDWLQLVDWQTVGALTGLLAITQGVEKSGMLQAAAQRLLARTHSQRSLALLLTACAALLSALVTNDVSLFLLVPLTRVLANQAHLPLARLVVLEALAVNAGSALTPIGNPQNLYLWHRSGESFAAFMGMMLPTVAVMLFWLFAAAWLLVPRTPIALKPEAETSPVQPRLLALAGVLFIGFVVALDRHWLLAGLGVVLAVFLVTYPRVLRGIDWALLAIIALMFVDLRQLAELPAIVALLNHWPITEGWRAYLAAIVASQFISNVPAAILLDGHVRDLPALAAGVSVGGFGCVLGSLANLIALRLARVPHGLREFHRISIPFLLVCAASALPLRLG; encoded by the coding sequence GTGACCTCGTCGGCCGCTGAACCATCGGCCGCAGCGCCGTCCGAAGAGGGCGGAGGCAACGGGTTGCTGTGGCTGCTGGCCGCCGTCGCGGTGGTGTTCGCCTTCCTGCGCCCGCGCGCGCCCATGGACTGGCTCCAGTTGGTCGACTGGCAAACGGTGGGCGCCCTCACGGGCCTGCTCGCCATCACCCAGGGCGTGGAAAAAAGCGGCATGCTGCAGGCCGCGGCGCAGCGCCTGCTCGCGCGCACGCACAGCCAGCGCAGCCTCGCGCTGCTGCTGACCGCGTGTGCCGCGCTGCTCTCCGCGCTGGTGACCAACGACGTGAGCCTGTTCCTGCTGGTGCCACTCACGCGCGTGCTCGCCAACCAGGCGCACCTGCCGCTCGCGCGGCTCGTGGTGCTCGAGGCGCTGGCCGTCAACGCGGGCTCCGCCCTCACGCCCATCGGCAATCCGCAGAACCTGTATCTCTGGCACCGTTCAGGCGAGAGCTTTGCCGCCTTCATGGGGATGATGTTGCCGACCGTCGCGGTGATGCTGTTCTGGCTCTTCGCGGCGGCCTGGCTGCTGGTGCCGCGCACGCCGATCGCGCTCAAGCCCGAGGCCGAAACCTCACCGGTGCAGCCGCGCCTGCTGGCGCTGGCGGGCGTGCTGTTCATCGGCTTCGTGGTCGCGCTCGACCGGCACTGGCTGCTGGCGGGCCTGGGCGTGGTATTGGCCGTGTTCCTCGTGACCTATCCGCGCGTGCTGCGCGGCATCGACTGGGCCCTGCTCGCGATCATCGCGCTGATGTTCGTGGACCTGCGGCAGCTGGCCGAACTGCCCGCCATCGTGGCGCTGCTGAACCATTGGCCGATCACCGAGGGATGGCGCGCCTACCTGGCCGCCATCGTGGCCTCGCAATTCATCAGCAACGTGCCGGCCGCGATCCTGCTCGACGGCCATGTGCGCGACCTGCCGGCGCTGGCCGCCGGCGTGAGCGTGGGCGGCTTCGGCTGCGTGCTGGGCTCGCTGGCCAATCTGATCGCGTTGCGGCTTGCCAGGGTGCCGCACGGACTGCGCGAGTTCCACCGCATCAGCATTCCCTTCCTGCTGGTGTGCGCGGCGTCGGCGTTGCCGCTGCGGCTGGGATGA
- the lipA gene encoding lipoyl synthase — protein sequence MSSTEVVRDAQSAENYNPLAKQKAAAKLSRIPVKVVQGEVLKKPEWIRVKAGSPTTRFYEIKQILRESNLHTVCEEASCPNIGECFGNGTATFMIMGDKCTRRCPFCDVGHGRPDPLDKDEPLNLAKTIAKLRLKYVVITSVDRDDLRDGGSQHFVDCITHIRELSPMTQIEILVPDFRGRDDRALEILKAAPPDVMNHNLETAPRLYKEARPGSDYQFSLNLLKKFKALHPAVPTKSGIMVGLGETDEEILQVMRDMRAHGIDMLTIGQYLSPSGSHLPVRRYVHPDTFKMFEEEAYKMGFSHAAVGAMVRSSYHADQQAHAAGV from the coding sequence ATGAGCTCTACCGAAGTCGTCCGGGACGCACAAAGCGCCGAAAACTACAATCCGCTGGCCAAGCAGAAGGCCGCGGCCAAGCTGTCGCGCATCCCCGTCAAGGTGGTTCAGGGCGAGGTGCTCAAGAAGCCCGAGTGGATCCGCGTGAAGGCCGGCAGCCCCACCACCCGCTTCTACGAGATCAAGCAGATCCTGCGCGAGAGCAACCTGCACACGGTCTGCGAGGAAGCCTCGTGCCCGAACATCGGCGAGTGCTTCGGCAACGGCACGGCCACCTTCATGATCATGGGCGACAAGTGCACGCGGCGCTGCCCGTTCTGCGACGTGGGCCATGGCCGCCCCGACCCGCTCGACAAGGACGAGCCGCTGAACCTGGCCAAGACCATCGCCAAGCTGCGCCTGAAGTACGTGGTGATCACCAGCGTCGACCGCGACGACCTGCGCGATGGCGGCAGCCAGCATTTCGTCGACTGCATCACCCACATCCGCGAGCTCTCGCCGATGACGCAGATCGAGATCCTGGTGCCCGACTTCCGCGGCCGCGACGACCGCGCGCTCGAGATCCTCAAGGCCGCGCCGCCCGACGTGATGAACCACAACCTGGAAACCGCGCCGCGCCTGTACAAGGAAGCGCGCCCCGGCAGCGACTACCAGTTCAGCCTCAACCTGCTGAAGAAGTTCAAGGCGCTGCACCCCGCCGTGCCGACCAAGAGCGGCATCATGGTGGGCCTGGGCGAAACCGACGAAGAGATCCTGCAGGTGATGCGCGACATGCGCGCGCACGGCATCGACATGCTGACCATCGGCCAGTACCTGTCGCCGTCGGGCTCGCACCTGCCTGTGCGCCGCTACGTTCACCCCGACACCTTCAAGATGTTCGAGGAAGAGGCCTACAAGATGGGCTTCAGCCACGCCGCCGTGGGCGCGATGGTGCGCTCCAGCTACCACGCCGACCAGCAGGCGCACGCCGCCGGCGTCTGA
- a CDS encoding DUF4148 domain-containing protein, whose translation MNALSLTQLVAVGSFAMLAAAGANAETYEGVQPLASAMSRAEVNAEAVRTASAPNQNVVRGSRGAETMAISRDRAGVVYEAMRTAAAPDQNVSSGSRVNSKVISTLQNPLDARAAAAGNSNKL comes from the coding sequence ATGAACGCTCTCTCCCTGACCCAACTCGTCGCCGTCGGCTCCTTCGCCATGCTGGCCGCGGCCGGCGCCAACGCCGAAACCTACGAAGGCGTCCAGCCGCTCGCATCGGCCATGAGCCGCGCTGAAGTCAACGCCGAAGCCGTGCGCACTGCCTCCGCACCGAACCAGAACGTGGTGCGCGGCTCGCGCGGCGCCGAGACCATGGCCATCTCGAGAGACCGGGCCGGCGTCGTCTACGAGGCCATGCGCACCGCCGCCGCCCCCGACCAGAACGTGAGCTCGGGCTCGCGCGTGAACAGCAAGGTCATCTCGACGCTGCAGAACCCGCTGGATGCGCGTGCCGCAGCCGCCGGCAACAGCAACAAGCTTTAA
- a CDS encoding DMT family transporter — protein MSPTLLALAAIALWATLASLGTALSHLPPFLLTGLALIIGSIPSWPLVLRDRSAWRVPRRTLALGIYGLFGFHFLLFIALRHAPPVEANLVNYLWPLLMVVLAPALLPGLSLRPLHLAAALLGFAGAAIAILGAREGAVSVPGGPAWGFVPALGSAFIWASYSLWTKRVASFPTSAIGLFGLVSGVLSLACHALLEPSAVLSAKDWLLVALCGLGPLGAAFFVWDMALKRGDARQIGILSYLTPLGSTALLLAVTGRPLTWSIALAAALIVLAAVMGTRAR, from the coding sequence ATGTCGCCCACGCTCCTTGCCCTTGCCGCCATCGCGCTGTGGGCCACGCTCGCCTCGCTCGGCACCGCGCTGTCGCACCTGCCGCCGTTCCTGCTGACCGGGCTCGCACTGATCATCGGCAGCATCCCGAGCTGGCCGCTGGTGCTGCGCGACCGCAGCGCCTGGCGCGTGCCGCGGCGCACGCTGGCCCTGGGCATCTATGGCCTGTTCGGTTTCCACTTCCTGCTGTTCATCGCGCTGCGGCACGCCCCGCCGGTGGAAGCCAACCTGGTCAACTACCTGTGGCCGCTGTTGATGGTGGTGCTGGCGCCGGCCCTGCTGCCGGGCCTGTCGCTGCGGCCGCTGCACCTGGCGGCCGCCTTGCTGGGTTTCGCGGGCGCGGCGATCGCGATCCTCGGGGCGCGCGAGGGCGCGGTTTCGGTCCCCGGCGGCCCGGCCTGGGGCTTCGTGCCGGCGCTGGGCTCGGCCTTCATCTGGGCCAGCTACTCGCTCTGGACGAAACGCGTGGCGTCGTTCCCGACCTCGGCGATCGGCCTCTTCGGCTTGGTCTCGGGCGTGTTGTCGCTCGCCTGCCATGCACTGCTCGAGCCTTCGGCCGTGCTGTCCGCGAAAGACTGGCTGCTGGTCGCGCTCTGCGGCCTCGGTCCGCTCGGCGCGGCTTTCTTCGTCTGGGACATGGCGCTCAAGCGCGGCGATGCGCGGCAGATCGGCATCCTGAGCTATCTCACGCCGCTGGGCTCCACCGCGCTGCTGCTGGCCGTGACCGGGCGCCCGCTCACCTGGAGCATCGCGCTGGCGGCGGCGCTGATTGTCTTGGCCGCGGTGATGGGCACACGCGCGCGCTGA